One stretch of Methanobacteriaceae archaeon DNA includes these proteins:
- a CDS encoding PAS domain-containing protein produces MSINGGIKLKSNQDFKEEIFYKSPIGILFYDTDGKLTEVNQSALEIVGNSSLDISKELNLFDNPFIASHKEKFLKEEIIKFQTPLDSSNHEKIGWFTPTFQGNVFVDWTISCIDSGFLAQIQDITERKKVEESIKNSEEKYRSLFDDDLTGDFIATPEGKIIECNPAFVDIYGFYTHDNALQSHISKFNSTDWINIIHRLKIEGKIKGYQSWQKRQDGQEIHVIANVVGIFNESDELIQVKGYIFDDTERKKTEESLKKSEEKYHRLFDEDLTGDFIATLKGEIIECNPAFAEIYGVNNFESSPNLNISQFNSFDWPYIITRLKKERKIKGYQSWQRRADGRRIHVIANVVGIFNDVNELTQIKGYVFDDTDRENAEEELILSKSQMKDILDSIQDGFSVLSRLWIFTYVNANAGEYFGMEPDELIGQNIWELFPELLGTSYEKVFRSAMETKKTKHFEVLGITYSDRWFEFTVYPSADGISIYWRDITIRK; encoded by the coding sequence TTGAGTATCAATGGGGGAATTAAATTAAAAAGCAACCAAGACTTTAAAGAAGAAATATTCTACAAATCTCCTATTGGGATTCTTTTTTATGATACTGATGGTAAATTAACTGAGGTTAATCAATCTGCTCTGGAAATTGTGGGAAATTCATCATTAGATATTTCTAAAGAGCTTAATTTGTTTGATAATCCATTTATTGCTTCCCATAAGGAAAAATTTCTTAAAGAGGAGATTATTAAATTTCAAACTCCTCTAGATTCCAGTAATCATGAAAAAATAGGTTGGTTCACCCCTACATTTCAGGGAAATGTTTTTGTGGATTGGACTATTTCCTGTATTGATTCTGGATTTTTAGCACAAATTCAAGATATAACTGAACGTAAAAAGGTTGAAGAATCCATTAAAAATAGTGAAGAGAAATATCGCAGTTTGTTTGATGATGACTTAACTGGAGACTTTATTGCTACACCAGAAGGTAAAATAATTGAATGTAATCCTGCTTTTGTAGACATATATGGCTTTTATACTCATGATAATGCTCTCCAATCACATATCTCAAAATTTAATTCAACTGACTGGATTAATATTATCCATAGATTAAAAATTGAGGGTAAAATTAAGGGTTATCAAAGTTGGCAAAAAAGACAGGATGGCCAGGAAATCCATGTTATTGCTAATGTGGTTGGCATTTTTAATGAATCAGACGAGCTTATTCAGGTTAAAGGCTATATATTCGATGATACTGAGCGTAAAAAAACAGAAGAGTCCCTTAAAAAAAGTGAAGAAAAATATCACCGTCTTTTTGATGAAGATTTAACTGGAGATTTCATTGCCACCTTGAAAGGTGAAATTATTGAATGTAATCCGGCATTTGCAGAGATATATGGGGTTAATAATTTTGAAAGTTCACCTAATTTAAATATTTCTCAATTTAACTCATTTGACTGGCCATATATAATTACTCGTTTGAAGAAGGAGCGTAAAATTAAGGGTTATCAGAGTTGGCAAAGACGGGCTGATGGTCGCAGAATCCATGTTATTGCCAATGTAGTTGGCATTTTTAATGACGTTAATGAACTTACACAGATTAAAGGCTATGTTTTTGATGATACTGATCGGGAAAATGCTGAAGAAGAACTTATTTTAAGTAAAAGTCAAATGAAAGATATTTTAGATAGTATTCAAGATGGTTTTTCGGTTTTGAGTAGATTATGGATATTCACCTATGTAAATGCAAATGCGGGTGAATATTTTGGTATGGAACCTGATGAACTAATTGGTCAAAATATTTGGGAATTATTTCCCGAGCTTTTAGGCACATCTTATGAAAAAGTATTCCGCTCGGCAATGGAAACTAAGAAGACAAAACACTTTGAAGTTCTAGGTATTACCTATTCGGATCGTTGGTTTGAGTTCACGGTTTATCCATCAGCAGATGGTATTTCTATTTACTGGAGAGATATCACTATACGCAAATAA
- a CDS encoding RNA-binding protein, with protein sequence MKIRKRYHLQKKKLKKITEELGDYSFLIPSKAKIEMLEAEPYPIVLVDGQPQVMLVDNKPFPTLKAALTMDLKSKYVVVDMGAVRFMANGADVMSPGIVDADPDLVEGDVVVVIDETHRKPLAVGISLISGSEMVENNKGKAVTTIHFIGDPIWDLEI encoded by the coding sequence TTGAAGATTAGAAAAAGATACCATCTTCAGAAAAAGAAATTGAAAAAGATAACCGAAGAATTAGGAGATTACTCATTCCTTATCCCTTCAAAAGCTAAAATAGAAATGTTGGAAGCGGAACCATATCCTATTGTTTTGGTTGATGGTCAGCCACAAGTTATGTTAGTGGATAATAAGCCATTCCCCACATTAAAGGCCGCACTTACCATGGACCTGAAATCAAAATACGTCGTGGTAGATATGGGGGCCGTAAGGTTCATGGCCAATGGCGCGGATGTAATGAGTCCCGGTATAGTTGATGCAGATCCCGACCTGGTAGAAGGCGATGTGGTAGTAGTTATTGATGAAACTCATCGAAAACCACTGGCAGTGGGCATATCATTAATAAGTGGTTCCGAAATGGTGGAAAATAATAAAGGAAAGGCTGTAACAACCATTCATTTTATTGGAGATCCTATCTGGGATTTAGAAATTTAA
- the arfB gene encoding 2-amino-5-formylamino-6-ribosylaminopyrimidin-4(3H)-one 5'-monophosphate deformylase produces the protein MVQLRYESGNVISPEVHQIGILALGSHLENHGAALPIDTDAKIASYMALEASFQTGAKFLGVLYAATEFPYIKHGIHISVEELVEQRLKPTLKSAKKCLQLEKIVIVNGHGGNVPVKDYLKDLEEELDLKIVFNNKIVEIEGPHAGSGELSMGMILGLVDERKLKEHCNINEYGEVGMVGFTEARAKDKGIEKGAQLLEKEGICLDPVLGQSLIDKALTSIEKDVRKLIESDEEDYY, from the coding sequence ATGGTACAACTTCGTTATGAATCTGGAAATGTAATTTCACCAGAAGTGCATCAAATTGGGATATTGGCCCTTGGTTCACATCTGGAAAATCATGGGGCCGCCCTACCTATTGATACTGATGCTAAAATTGCATCATATATGGCACTAGAGGCCTCATTTCAAACAGGTGCCAAGTTTTTAGGTGTTTTATATGCGGCCACTGAATTTCCATATATAAAACACGGCATACACATTTCAGTAGAGGAATTGGTAGAACAACGATTAAAACCTACCCTTAAATCTGCTAAAAAATGCTTACAACTAGAAAAAATAGTTATTGTGAATGGACACGGCGGAAATGTTCCAGTTAAAGATTATTTAAAAGATTTAGAAGAAGAACTGGATCTTAAAATAGTTTTTAATAATAAAATCGTGGAAATTGAAGGGCCTCATGCCGGTTCAGGTGAACTTTCCATGGGAATGATTTTAGGTCTGGTTGATGAGAGAAAACTAAAAGAGCATTGCAATATTAATGAATACGGTGAAGTGGGTATGGTAGGATTTACTGAGGCCCGAGCCAAAGATAAAGGCATTGAAAAAGGTGCTCAGCTATTAGAAAAAGAGGGAATATGTTTAGATCCAGTTTTAGGCCAGAGCTTAATTGATAAGGCCCTGACCAGCATTGAAAAAGATGTTAGGAAATTAATAGAGTCTGATGAAGAAGATTATTATTAA
- a CDS encoding (Fe-S)-binding protein, whose translation MEMKELKYDIFEDGALVKSVSITKIMPCMAEEGRVKLAMQLDSTLGTVMPLLMAKFPPGNVNYIKNKKILTLNTHKRVITFFPSGKIMMMNTVDPEEGIEIITEFMEKINQCYLESENGDAGEDLSGKLSKIGPLNLYNCLPQTNCEECGTATCMAFSMKLLSGDSTLDQCKPLLNAENQDKLNSLKVLLGDQLMKTLGWKGS comes from the coding sequence ATGGAAATGAAAGAGTTAAAATATGATATTTTCGAAGATGGTGCACTAGTAAAAAGTGTTTCTATCACTAAGATAATGCCTTGCATGGCAGAAGAAGGTAGGGTTAAGCTGGCAATGCAACTTGATTCAACATTAGGTACTGTAATGCCCCTACTTATGGCTAAATTCCCCCCAGGAAATGTAAATTACATTAAAAATAAAAAAATCCTAACACTAAATACACATAAACGGGTGATAACATTTTTTCCCTCAGGAAAGATCATGATGATGAACACCGTAGACCCTGAAGAAGGAATTGAAATAATTACGGAGTTTATGGAAAAAATAAATCAATGTTACCTGGAAAGTGAGAACGGAGATGCTGGTGAAGATCTATCGGGAAAATTATCAAAAATAGGACCATTAAACCTTTATAACTGCCTACCTCAGACCAACTGCGAAGAATGTGGAACCGCTACCTGTATGGCATTTTCAATGAAGCTACTCTCTGGAGACAGCACCTTAGATCAGTGCAAACCTCTCCTCAATGCTGAGAACCAGGACAAACTGAATTCTTTGAAAGTGCTCCTAGGAGATCAACTTATGAAAACCCTGGGATGGAAAGGAAGCTAG
- a CDS encoding DsrE family protein, producing MTSSLVIIDKAPYGHENALSGIYIAIASLDKGIDSDVLLMGDGVYAAQKNQFSKQTIGYPSVSELIYSMFPNGTLFVHLDSLIQTGMVYDDLVEIAELIDGKTLYELSKSKKHIIKI from the coding sequence ATGACCTCTTCATTAGTTATTATAGATAAAGCCCCTTATGGCCATGAAAATGCTTTAAGCGGAATTTATATTGCAATAGCAAGTTTAGATAAAGGAATTGATTCAGATGTTCTTTTAATGGGTGATGGTGTTTACGCCGCCCAAAAAAACCAATTCTCAAAACAAACAATTGGTTATCCATCCGTAAGTGAATTAATATATTCCATGTTCCCTAATGGAACTTTATTTGTTCATTTAGACTCTTTAATTCAAACAGGAATGGTATATGATGATTTGGTAGAAATTGCTGAACTCATTGATGGTAAAACTCTTTACGAACTTTCAAAATCAAAAAAACATATAATAAAAATTTAA
- a CDS encoding DsrE family protein, whose protein sequence is MMSKPHEDLSHKKFLVIVLVDGPYISQYADIGYNMAQTALGLGYGVKIFLYMDGVHIFRKDQNPRVLPNISQNFEELIENGCEIKACIRCADARGYLDKSHYLDGVEITSVYDLAEWMDENSKVVMLGS, encoded by the coding sequence ATGATGAGCAAACCCCATGAAGATTTATCCCATAAAAAATTCCTAGTAATTGTGCTAGTGGATGGTCCTTACATCTCACAATATGCAGATATTGGATATAATATGGCTCAAACGGCTCTAGGCTTAGGATATGGAGTTAAAATATTCTTATACATGGATGGTGTACACATATTCCGAAAAGATCAGAACCCTCGTGTCCTTCCAAATATTTCCCAGAATTTTGAAGAATTAATAGAAAATGGTTGTGAAATTAAAGCTTGTATAAGATGTGCGGATGCAAGAGGATACCTGGACAAATCACATTATTTAGACGGGGTTGAAATAACAAGCGTATATGATCTTGCAGAATGGATGGATGAAAATAGTAAAGTTGTAATGTTGGGCAGTTAA
- a CDS encoding DsrH/TusB family sulfur metabolism protein: MKIIDGNNMHIGFILTKSPSEQGFMTFIDFSKLYINNDQISIYLVGNGVYCARKSYSNPDLEMLFKSSKVHVSSNDLKTRGIEDEQIKEEFVVFSQYDNMIKDVMENFNQVVSF, translated from the coding sequence TTGAAAATCATTGATGGAAACAACATGCATATAGGATTCATATTAACCAAAAGCCCCTCAGAGCAGGGATTCATGACATTTATTGATTTTTCAAAATTATATATTAATAATGATCAAATTTCCATTTATCTTGTGGGAAACGGAGTTTACTGTGCCCGGAAAAGTTATTCTAATCCTGATTTAGAAATGCTCTTTAAAAGTTCAAAGGTTCATGTGTCGAGTAATGACCTTAAAACAAGGGGAATTGAAGATGAACAGATAAAAGAGGAATTTGTTGTGTTTTCTCAGTATGATAATATGATAAAAGATGTTATGGAGAATTTTAATCAAGTTGTTAGCTTTTAA
- a CDS encoding metalloregulator ArsR/SmtB family transcription factor, whose translation MKSCEIGGGDKPSEEQINRLKKITSQIPADELLYENANVIKALADPTRLKILHLLKHGELCVCEIITAMEKPQPTISHHLNILKRAGFLKWRKEGVWIHYGLSNPKIIEILDNLTK comes from the coding sequence ATGAAATCATGCGAAATTGGTGGGGGAGACAAGCCCAGCGAAGAACAAATTAATCGGCTGAAAAAGATAACATCCCAAATTCCGGCTGATGAGTTATTATATGAAAATGCAAATGTCATAAAGGCCCTTGCAGATCCAACCCGACTAAAAATACTCCACTTATTAAAACATGGCGAATTATGTGTTTGTGAAATTATCACTGCAATGGAAAAACCACAACCAACCATATCCCACCATTTAAACATCTTAAAAAGAGCAGGATTCTTAAAATGGCGTAAAGAAGGAGTTTGGATACATTATGGCCTTTCTAATCCAAAAATTATAGAAATTTTAGATAACTTGACTAAATAA
- a CDS encoding permease: MGLDPASALGSAVNFFIYDTIKILILLIIIIFAIAFFRSYISPLKVRKALGKRNEYLGNVVAALIGIITPFCSCSAVPLFIGFVESGVPLGVTFSFLIASPMINEIAIILLWGMLGWQVTALYIISGLIIAIISGIIIGRLKLEGEVESYVYEMIEKIKEAEKSGIALEEEKQTLKERALSSRDYTFDLLKKIGPYVVIAIGIGAIIHGYAPADFLLTYAGPNNPLAVPIAVLIGVPLYSNAAGIIPLVAVFIEKGIPIGTALAFMMAVTALSLPEMIILRKVLKPKLLVIFIGILVVSITAIGYLFNAIIY, encoded by the coding sequence ATGGGTTTAGATCCGGCATCAGCGTTAGGAAGTGCAGTAAATTTTTTCATATATGACACTATCAAAATCTTAATCCTATTAATTATAATAATATTTGCCATAGCTTTCTTCAGAAGCTATATATCTCCCCTTAAAGTTAGGAAAGCTTTAGGTAAACGAAATGAGTATTTAGGAAATGTTGTAGCAGCATTAATAGGCATAATTACTCCTTTTTGTTCCTGCTCAGCTGTCCCGCTTTTTATTGGATTCGTTGAATCAGGAGTGCCCTTAGGTGTAACCTTTTCATTTTTAATAGCATCACCTATGATTAATGAGATCGCTATTATCCTTCTTTGGGGTATGTTGGGATGGCAAGTAACAGCTTTATACATCATATCAGGGCTTATTATTGCTATAATTTCTGGTATAATTATTGGAAGGCTTAAACTGGAAGGTGAAGTGGAAAGCTACGTTTATGAAATGATTGAAAAAATAAAAGAGGCAGAAAAATCAGGCATAGCTTTAGAAGAAGAAAAGCAAACCTTAAAAGAACGCGCCCTATCTTCAAGAGATTATACTTTTGATCTATTGAAAAAAATAGGACCCTATGTGGTAATAGCTATTGGAATAGGTGCAATTATTCACGGTTATGCTCCTGCAGATTTCCTCCTCACATATGCCGGACCAAATAATCCTTTAGCAGTACCTATAGCCGTATTAATTGGAGTGCCTTTATATTCTAATGCTGCGGGAATTATTCCTTTAGTCGCGGTCTTTATAGAAAAAGGTATACCAATTGGAACCGCTTTAGCTTTTATGATGGCCGTTACCGCACTATCATTACCCGAGATGATTATACTTAGAAAAGTTTTGAAACCTAAACTTCTGGTTATATTTATAGGCATACTAGTGGTTTCCATAACTGCTATAGGTTACTTATTCAATGCAATAATATACTAA
- a CDS encoding ABC transporter permease: MLNLYFSQFKRSLAIMKKDILIYYFKGPVIIFGILIPLFLFLAFLTGSKNLSTDFLISGLIGMTMLFTATSVSPVITPWESQMNTLERLMTYPISIYTLILGDILASVIFGTLITLVPVIIGLVIGVNIIHPIILIAGIVLASICFSALGLLLATPPTNAPSNVMMISSLVKFPLVFISGIFIPLESMPFWGKAIASFSPLTYFTDLTRYSLGNGSYYSILIDFAAIVLFTIIFFVLAVKIHKKTLPMRI; encoded by the coding sequence ATGTTAAATCTTTATTTCAGTCAGTTCAAACGTTCCCTTGCCATTATGAAAAAGGACATCTTGATCTACTATTTTAAAGGACCAGTAATCATATTTGGGATATTGATACCATTATTCCTGTTTCTGGCATTTTTAACCGGTAGTAAGAATTTATCCACAGATTTTCTAATATCCGGGCTAATTGGGATGACCATGCTCTTCACTGCCACTTCTGTATCTCCAGTTATAACACCTTGGGAATCACAGATGAATACTCTAGAAAGACTGATGACATACCCCATATCCATTTACACCCTCATACTCGGCGATATTCTGGCTTCAGTCATCTTCGGAACATTAATCACCCTGGTGCCTGTGATCATAGGATTAGTCATTGGAGTAAATATAATACATCCCATTATCCTCATCGCAGGAATTGTTTTGGCTTCAATTTGTTTCTCAGCCTTGGGACTCTTACTTGCCACACCCCCCACTAATGCTCCATCCAACGTCATGATGATTTCATCCCTGGTTAAATTTCCACTGGTATTCATAAGTGGAATTTTTATTCCCCTAGAAAGCATGCCATTCTGGGGCAAAGCCATTGCATCGTTTTCACCTCTCACCTACTTCACAGATTTAACGCGTTATTCTCTAGGAAATGGTAGTTATTACTCCATACTAATTGATTTCGCAGCTATTGTGTTGTTCACAATTATATTCTTTGTACTGGCAGTTAAAATCCATAAAAAAACATTACCTATGCGAATTTAG
- a CDS encoding ATP-binding cassette domain-containing protein has product MEYVVEVQKLAKGYNGIKAVDDVDFKVKNGEIFGFLGPNGAGKTTTVRMLTGIIKPDSGKAYILGYDIQKEPLKAKEHLGVVPETSNAYIDLSAWQNLILTADLYGVPKKDAEIRADDLLKEFDLYERKYDKVKGFSKGMKQRLILAMALINDPQLLFLDEPTSGLDVQSSILIRNMLLQLREKGKTILLTTHNLEEANKLCERIAIINKGKITAIDTPENLKKMIKKLNAIEVTFDVPVSVQDLSDLPEIQEIRKTGDKFILNTNNVNNLISEVTEYAKSKDIKIMVLNTLTPSLEEVFLELTRRR; this is encoded by the coding sequence ATGGAGTACGTTGTAGAAGTTCAGAAACTAGCCAAGGGCTACAATGGAATTAAGGCCGTTGATGATGTGGACTTTAAGGTTAAAAATGGCGAAATATTTGGTTTTTTAGGGCCTAATGGGGCTGGAAAAACCACCACAGTCAGAATGTTAACGGGTATAATCAAACCCGATAGTGGGAAAGCTTATATTTTGGGATATGACATTCAAAAAGAACCTTTAAAGGCCAAAGAACATCTGGGTGTGGTCCCCGAAACTTCCAACGCCTACATAGACCTATCCGCATGGCAAAATCTGATCTTAACAGCTGATCTATACGGAGTGCCTAAAAAGGACGCTGAAATAAGAGCCGATGACCTTTTAAAGGAATTTGACCTTTATGAACGAAAATATGATAAGGTTAAAGGATTTTCCAAAGGTATGAAGCAGCGTTTGATCCTGGCTATGGCCCTAATTAATGACCCACAACTTTTATTTTTAGATGAACCTACCAGTGGGCTGGATGTTCAGAGTAGCATTTTAATCCGAAATATGTTGTTGCAGCTCCGTGAGAAAGGTAAAACCATCTTACTCACCACCCACAACCTGGAAGAAGCCAATAAGTTATGTGAAAGGATAGCTATCATCAACAAAGGCAAAATTACTGCCATAGACACTCCTGAAAATCTTAAAAAAATGATAAAAAAGTTGAATGCCATAGAGGTAACCTTCGATGTCCCAGTATCTGTTCAGGATTTATCAGACCTCCCTGAAATACAGGAAATCCGTAAAACTGGTGATAAATTCATTTTAAACACAAATAATGTCAATAACCTCATTTCTGAAGTTACAGAATATGCAAAATCTAAAGATATCAAGATAATGGTTCTGAACACCTTGACCCCGTCACTGGAAGAAGTTTTTTTAGAACTTACTCGGAGGAGGTAA
- a CDS encoding NAD(P)-binding domain-containing protein — protein sequence MKSMGFIGGGRVTKILLNGFKKAGIELDDVVVYDTSSSTIKELKNEFSEIKSVSNDNKLAASQDMVFLAVHPPAMSGVLDEIKSYLNPNSIVVSLAPKPKIEDISSLLGGFYRIVRIMPNAPSIINQGYNPISFAPEITDSLKKEIMALFSVLGETPEVDEDKLEAYAVLIAMGPTYFWFQFNELFKLGRSFGLEDNEIKDSLQKMVTGAAQTFYQSSLTPEEVMDLVPVKPMGDEEENIKTAYQSRLTSIFQQLKK from the coding sequence ATGAAAAGTATGGGCTTTATTGGCGGAGGAAGAGTAACTAAAATACTACTAAATGGTTTTAAAAAGGCAGGAATTGAATTAGATGATGTAGTGGTGTATGATACAAGTTCAAGTACTATTAAAGAACTTAAAAATGAATTTTCTGAAATTAAATCCGTTTCAAATGATAATAAGCTTGCTGCTTCACAAGATATGGTTTTCTTAGCTGTTCATCCACCGGCCATGAGTGGCGTGTTAGATGAAATAAAATCCTATTTGAATCCAAATTCCATTGTGGTTTCCCTGGCACCGAAACCCAAAATCGAAGACATTTCCAGTTTGCTGGGTGGATTTTATCGTATAGTACGTATAATGCCCAACGCACCATCCATCATCAATCAGGGCTACAATCCAATCAGTTTTGCTCCAGAGATAACTGATTCTCTGAAAAAAGAGATCATGGCATTATTCAGTGTTTTGGGAGAAACTCCTGAGGTGGATGAGGATAAATTGGAAGCTTATGCTGTTTTAATCGCAATGGGACCTACCTATTTCTGGTTCCAGTTTAATGAGTTATTCAAATTAGGACGTTCCTTTGGACTGGAAGATAACGAGATAAAGGATAGCTTGCAAAAAATGGTCACTGGTGCAGCCCAAACTTTTTATCAGTCCAGTCTAACCCCAGAAGAAGTCATGGACCTCGTTCCAGTTAAGCCCATGGGAGATGAGGAGGAAAATATAAAAACCGCATATCAATCTAGGTTGACATCAATCTTCCAACAGCTGAAAAAGTGA
- a CDS encoding thioredoxin family protein, with protein MKIEVYGTGCGNCKTLESNAEKAIKESEVDAEIIKIQEMDKIFEAGITSTPGLGIDGEIKSMGRIPSVDEIKKWIESKK; from the coding sequence ATGAAAATAGAAGTATACGGAACTGGATGCGGAAATTGTAAAACTTTAGAAAGTAACGCAGAAAAAGCAATAAAAGAATCAGAAGTAGACGCGGAAATCATTAAAATCCAGGAGATGGATAAGATATTTGAGGCAGGGATCACCAGCACCCCAGGATTAGGAATAGATGGGGAAATAAAATCCATGGGACGTATTCCCTCAGTAGATGAGATTAAAAAATGGATAGAATCAAAAAAATAA
- a CDS encoding 4Fe-4S binding protein, translating to MAWLAGYPREKIQWYPTIDDNKCVKCGMCMNCGGKVYKWSKDGPVVDKPYNCVVGCTTCATLCQGNAISFPDKKALRELYQKEKIWTKVKKELKEEGRLEQNETIKDNESSCCETKAPVQAIENQGCCGGTAEPTVKSPENTPEEGESSGCGCGCGADYPDEFVKNNPEHPKTIADDEFIQKLEEYSHSIGIKSIGYTNVSPELINTGNSIMFPNAIVLTMEMDEELIITDPGNESQALNDEHYEKLGNMTYQIADYLRENGFAAEAAHPYGNVVKLTPLAQETGVGWIGESGLLITPASGPRQKISAIFTSIENLPIKADNEHAWITEYCKRCGKCIKACPEKALIEKETCCGGNEIEFVESLCIGCSEGCTYCIEDCPFYEKGYAHIKNKFDKMNAKLAERNITS from the coding sequence ATGGCATGGCTTGCTGGATATCCAAGAGAAAAAATTCAATGGTACCCCACCATAGATGATAATAAGTGCGTTAAATGTGGAATGTGTATGAACTGCGGAGGAAAAGTCTACAAATGGTCTAAGGATGGTCCTGTGGTGGATAAGCCTTACAACTGTGTTGTAGGGTGCACCACCTGTGCAACTCTCTGCCAGGGAAATGCAATTTCATTCCCAGACAAAAAAGCTCTTCGCGAACTATACCAAAAAGAGAAAATCTGGACAAAAGTCAAAAAAGAACTCAAAGAAGAGGGTCGTCTGGAACAGAATGAAACCATTAAAGATAATGAAAGTAGTTGTTGCGAAACTAAAGCACCAGTCCAAGCGATAGAAAATCAGGGATGTTGCGGAGGCACTGCAGAACCTACTGTCAAATCACCTGAAAATACTCCTGAAGAAGGAGAAAGTAGCGGATGTGGATGTGGATGTGGTGCAGATTACCCAGATGAATTTGTAAAAAACAATCCAGAACATCCAAAAACCATAGCTGACGATGAGTTCATCCAAAAACTCGAAGAATACTCCCACTCCATTGGCATCAAAAGTATAGGGTACACCAATGTTTCCCCAGAATTAATAAATACTGGAAATTCGATCATGTTTCCAAATGCAATTGTTTTAACCATGGAAATGGATGAAGAATTAATTATAACAGATCCTGGAAATGAATCACAGGCATTGAATGATGAGCATTATGAAAAGCTGGGTAATATGACCTACCAAATAGCGGACTATCTCAGAGAAAATGGTTTTGCAGCCGAGGCAGCTCACCCTTACGGAAATGTGGTAAAATTGACACCACTTGCACAAGAAACAGGTGTGGGATGGATAGGAGAAAGTGGACTTCTAATAACTCCAGCATCCGGCCCAAGACAAAAAATTTCAGCCATATTCACCAGCATTGAAAATCTACCAATCAAAGCAGATAATGAACACGCCTGGATAACAGAATACTGCAAAAGATGCGGTAAATGTATCAAAGCCTGCCCTGAAAAAGCACTTATTGAAAAAGAGACATGTTGTGGTGGAAACGAAATCGAATTCGTGGAATCACTTTGTATTGGTTGTAGTGAGGGCTGTACTTACTGTATAGAGGACTGTCCATTTTATGAAAAAGGATATGCTCATATTAAAAACAAATTTGACAAAATGAATGCTAAATTAGCAGAAAGAAATATAACTTCTTAA
- a CDS encoding metalloregulator ArsR/SmtB family transcription factor: MKINELKNCCNIDLDELKRLKNEFSNLYDDEKLNQSTGIFKAIADPTRLKILYLLKFRDFYVCEVMGVLDKPQSTISHHLNVLKNVGLIKSSKEGIWILYGLKNPDIIHFMDDLCEPVQDIRR; this comes from the coding sequence ATGAAAATAAATGAGCTTAAAAATTGTTGTAATATTGATTTAGATGAACTAAAACGTTTAAAAAATGAATTTTCTAATTTATATGATGATGAGAAACTAAATCAGAGTACAGGAATTTTCAAGGCCATTGCAGATCCTACCCGTCTTAAAATATTGTATTTACTCAAGTTTAGGGATTTTTATGTTTGTGAAGTTATGGGAGTATTAGATAAACCCCAATCTACTATTTCACATCATCTTAATGTTTTAAAAAATGTTGGCTTAATTAAATCATCCAAAGAAGGTATTTGGATTCTTTATGGGCTGAAAAACCCAGATATCATACATTTTATGGATGATTTATGTGAACCTGTTCAAGATATAAGGAGATGA